The Chengkuizengella sediminis genome segment ACGTAAACAATTTTCCACTTTTATATCATTTAATAAAAAAGTATCTTCTATGATATCTGCAAAATAATTAGAAGTATCTATGGTAGATTTCCCTAGTTGCTTTGCTTTTAAAGATACATAACTTTGGTAATCATCCATATAGGTAATATAGTGACTTTCCATATTTTTTAATTTTAAAAAACGATTTAAAATATCTGCACCTGTATAAGGACCTGATATATGGCCCAGATGTAAATCTCCATTAGGAGTAGGTGGAGAAGCGAAGATTAAAATTTGCTTTGTTTCTTGTTTTTGTTTTAATAGAAACTCTTCCTCTAATAGTTTTATATCTTCCCACCATATACCTAGAAAAACTAAATCATGATCATCTGAACCATTTTTTAAAGTATGAACTTTAAATGCAGGTAAATAAATTACATCTCCACTCTCCACCTTCTGTTCATCTTCATCCACAGTAATAATTCCATCTCCTTGGATAATAACGAATATTTCACCTTCATGATGATTATGTGGGTCTGTGGAATTCCCTGGCTTTACCATTCCCAAAATTGAACCAAATGGAGGTTCTTGCACATTTTCCCAAGGAGATAGTCTTTTATAATAAGTCTCAGATACATTAGACAATTCTTTATGTTCTAACTTTTTCACTAACACTTTAACTAACCTCCATCCTTATTTTTGTGCTAACATATAATCTTCATGTGTATCTTTTTCTCCCATTCTATGTATAATATCTTCTAAAATATCCTCTACTCTAAATGGGATGATTGACAATAGTGTATCGCTTAAACCGTGCGTTTTTTCATTAAACCCTTGAACATAAATGGATGGAGAGAAACGATCCTTTGATAACACTCTGTGACTCCTCTCAACTTTTAAGTTTCCTGTTTCATCTTTTTCTAAATAAGTAAAAATATTGTTAAGTATTGATGGAATTTTTCTTTTATAACCTGTAGCTAAAAAATATGCGTCTGCTTTCAATTCCTCATATCCACCTTCTCTATTTAAAAACCGACCTCTTACACCTTGTTCTGTTTCAACCAATGTTTTAAGTTCCATAAACGGCAATATTTTAAATCTGTGTTGATCAGCGACCTTTTGAATATATACTTTTTTATAAATTTCTTTAATTAGATCCACATCTACCACTGAATAATTCGTATCTTGATAATTTTTAATGAAAGAATTTCTTTGATCCGTCGGCAAATTGTATACAAAATCTGTGATCTCATTATGAAAGATCTCATTTACAAATGGACTATCATCCGATTGTTTAAACGCAAATTGTTTCATGACTGATTTAATCTTTGCATTTTTATAATGATCAATCAGATAATTAAAGATTTCTGCAGCGCTTTGACCTGAACCCACCACAACAAATTCATAGGGTTGGTTTTGATCCGGATAATTATTCTTTAACTTATGTAAAAATTGTTTCGTGTGAATGATATGTTTTGAATCTAAATTGATATGAGCTGGCGTATTTGGTACTCCACCTGTGGCAACGATCACATTTTTAGCTAATACTTCGTTAATAGAACCATCCTCCATATTTTCTACAACTACTTTGGTATACTTTATGGAATATTCATCATCTTGAACGTATGGTTCTAAAGATACAACTTTTGTTTGATACCTTACTTGATTAGAAAATTGCTCAGCTGCCCAGCAAAAATAATCGTTGTACTCTATTCTAGTAGGATAAAAATCTCTTAAATTAATAAAATCGTTAAGTCGATTTTTAACTTTTAAATAATTTAAAAAAGAATAATAACTTTGCGGGTTTCTTAATGTCACTAAATCTTTAAGAAATGAGACTTGAAGTTGCATGTTTTCCATCAACATGTCTCCATGCCATGCAAAACATTTTTGGGATTCAAAAAACAAACTTGAAAGTTTCTTTTCAGATTCTTCTATTGCTATTGCTAGGGCCAGATTTGAAGGACCAAATCCTATCCCTACAACATCATAAATTTCACTATTCTCATAAAGTTCTTTTTTATCCTCTATCACCAAATATCCTCCTCAGCATATGTAAAATATTTATACATCCTATGCCGTAGACCGATTGATTATTCTAACATTCTCTATTAACATCTATACTAAAGTTTATTAAGTTGTATTATCGTATATATTGATCATTCATTCAGAATAATCCTCACTTAATTTTAAAGTTTTAAATGGAATGTACCATGTTCTAAACTTAAAAATTCGATATGCATACATAGTTGCAATCAATTCCCTAATGATGATACTAAATGAG includes the following:
- a CDS encoding SidA/IucD/PvdA family monooxygenase, with amino-acid sequence MIEDKKELYENSEIYDVVGIGFGPSNLALAIAIEESEKKLSSLFFESQKCFAWHGDMLMENMQLQVSFLKDLVTLRNPQSYYSFLNYLKVKNRLNDFINLRDFYPTRIEYNDYFCWAAEQFSNQVRYQTKVVSLEPYVQDDEYSIKYTKVVVENMEDGSINEVLAKNVIVATGGVPNTPAHINLDSKHIIHTKQFLHKLKNNYPDQNQPYEFVVVGSGQSAAEIFNYLIDHYKNAKIKSVMKQFAFKQSDDSPFVNEIFHNEITDFVYNLPTDQRNSFIKNYQDTNYSVVDVDLIKEIYKKVYIQKVADQHRFKILPFMELKTLVETEQGVRGRFLNREGGYEELKADAYFLATGYKRKIPSILNNIFTYLEKDETGNLKVERSHRVLSKDRFSPSIYVQGFNEKTHGLSDTLLSIIPFRVEDILEDIIHRMGEKDTHEDYMLAQK